A region of the Pseudarthrobacter oxydans genome:
ACGCCCGCCTTTTCAAAGTGACCAGCCAGCGGCTTGGTGACCTTGCGGGGATCGATCTGGCCGTAGCCGATCTGAACGGCGACGTAGCCATCAGCTTCTGCGTTGCGCAGCTGGGTGATGACGTTCGAATCTGCCTGGACCACAGTGACGGGGATGAGCTTGTTGTTCTCGTCCCAGACCTGGGTCATGCCGAGCTTCGTGCCCAGCAGGCCCTTTACGTTACGGGTTGCGGTCATAGTCTCTCAGCACCTCCCTACAGCTTGATTTCGATGTTCACGTCAGCCGGCAGGTCGAGACGCATGAGCGAGTCAACAGCCTTCGGCGTGGGATCGATGATGTCGATAAGACGCTTGTGCGTGCGCATTTCGAAGTGCTCGCGGCTGTCCTTGTACTTGTGCGGAGAGCGGATCACGCAGTAAACGTTCTTCTCCGTAGGCAGCGGCACGGGGCCCACTACCGTTGCGCCTGCGCGCGTGACCGTCTCAACGATCTTCCGTGCTGAAACGTCAATGACCTCGTGGTCGTATGACTTCAGCCGGATGCGGATTTTTTGTCCCGCCATGTCGCCTGACTCTCTTTCAGTCTGTGCTTCCCCTGGTTAGGGCTGCCCTGTTCATTTCTCGTTGTATGGCTGCCGAAGCATTTGAAGTCGTAACTACCACCCGCCGCACAAGCTGAATCCGGATAATCCGGGTTCCTCACCTTGCCGGCGCAACCGACCCCCGCGGTCGGGCGTGTCGCGCTGTGCACGCATACAAATCCGCTATTCCATGGGGAGTGGGTTATGTTTGGTCTTCCACTTGGACCCTGGCATCCGGCATTATCCGGATCGGGACGCGAAGAAGCGCTTGAACAACTCATCTAGTATGCCGGAATTTGGCGGCAGAAGCGAATCGGCGCCGCTCACGCCCGGCTGCGGGTGCTTCTTCCGGGGCCATTGCCCCTCGTCCCAACCGAATGGATGATAGGGGCATGACCCTGGAAAGCACAGACTCGGCGACCGAACTCGCCAGCCGGATGCCGGCGTCGTTCACTTTGGGGGTAGCCGCTGCTGCCTTCCAGATTGAAGGAGCATTGGCCGACGGCGGGCGGGGGCCCTCCGGCTGGGATGCCTTCGCCGAGAAGCCGGGCGCCATCGTGGACGGCCACTCCCCCGCCGTGGCGTGCGACCACTACAACAGGCTGCCAGAGGACGTGGCCCTGCTGAAGGACCTTGGGGTGGACTCCTACCGCTTCTCACTGTCCTGGCCGCGGATCCAACCCGAAGGGCGCGGCGGTTTCAACAAAGAAGGACTGGACTTCTACGACCGGCTCCTGGACCAGCTGCTTGCGGCCGGGGTCAGCCCGATGGCTACGCTCTACCACTGGGATACCCCGCTGCCGCTGGAACACCGCGGCGGCTGGATGAACCGGGAGACAGCCGAGCGCTTCGGCGAATATGCCAGTGCCGCGGGCGAACGCTTCGGGGACCGTGTGGCGCAGTGGGTCACCTTGAACGAACCCGTCTCGGTGACCCTGAACGGCTATGCCCTGGGCGTGCATGCCCCCGGCCATGCGCTCATGTTCGACGCACTCCCGTCCATTCACCACCAACTGCTGGCCCACGGCCTTGGTGCGCAGGCACTGCGGGCAGCCGGCGTAACCGGAGGCATCGGGGTGACCAACCTGCACGCGCCCGTGCGGCCCGCCAGCGGCAAGATAGGTGACCGGCTCGTAGCCCACCTCTATGACCTGCTGATGAACCGGATCTACGCAGATCCCGTGCTGCTGGGCCGCTACCCGAAGCTTCCCCTGTATGCCAAGCCATGGCTGCGCTCCATCGGCAGGATCTCCGACGCCGATCTGCGGACCATCCACCAGCCACTGGACTTCTACGGCCTGAATTACTACTTCCCCGTGAAGGTGGCCCTGGGACGCGGCGCAGCATCAATCCCGGCAGATGTCCACAAAGCGGTGGCGCGACTGCCCTTCCACGAGGTGGGCTACCCGGAATACGACAGCACCGGGTTTGGTTGGCCTGTGGCCCCGGATCATCTGGGTGTCCTGCTGAAAGAGCTCCACGACCGGTACGGCGAAGTACTGCCGCCGGTGTTCATCACCGAGGGCGGCGCCAGCTTCCCTGAGCCCGAGACCGTGTCCGGAACATGGCAGGACGAGGAGCGGGTGCGCTACCTGGCCACGCACCTTGGGGCAGCCCTTGATGCCACCGCTCCGGGCGGGATCGCTTCCGGCGTGGACCTCCGGGGCTACTACGTGTGGACCCTCATGGACAACTTCGAGTGGGCGGCCGGATATTCACAACGCTTCGGACTGGTCCATGTGGACTTTGACACCCAGGCGCGCACCCCGAAACAGTCCTTCTACTGGTACCAGGAACTCAGCCGCGCAAGGAAAGCGGGCAAGGCCTAGTTTGTGCTCCCGGCGGGGGCGCCGTGAGCAGCTACAGCTCCTTGTTAGCCCTGTTGATGCGCTTCGCGCGGTCGATCTCGTGGCGGAAATACCGCCTGGCCCAAAACACACCGGCCACGACGGCAACCGCGATGATCAGGAAAATTAGCCAGCCCATGGTGAACTCCTTTCGGTCCAGCAACAGTATCAGGGCCGCGTTAACCGAAAAGAACAGCCCCGCTGCAGTAGCAGCGGGGCTGTTCTTCAGTTCAACAAGAATTACTTGATGATCTTGGTAACGCGTCCTGAACCAACGGTGCGGCCGCCTTCGCGGATTGCGAAGCCGAGGCCCTCTTCCATTGCGATCGGCTGGATGAGCGCAACGGTCA
Encoded here:
- the rpsJ gene encoding 30S ribosomal protein S10, which produces MAGQKIRIRLKSYDHEVIDVSARKIVETVTRAGATVVGPVPLPTEKNVYCVIRSPHKYKDSREHFEMRTHKRLIDIIDPTPKAVDSLMRLDLPADVNIEIKL
- a CDS encoding GH1 family beta-glucosidase, whose translation is MTLESTDSATELASRMPASFTLGVAAAAFQIEGALADGGRGPSGWDAFAEKPGAIVDGHSPAVACDHYNRLPEDVALLKDLGVDSYRFSLSWPRIQPEGRGGFNKEGLDFYDRLLDQLLAAGVSPMATLYHWDTPLPLEHRGGWMNRETAERFGEYASAAGERFGDRVAQWVTLNEPVSVTLNGYALGVHAPGHALMFDALPSIHHQLLAHGLGAQALRAAGVTGGIGVTNLHAPVRPASGKIGDRLVAHLYDLLMNRIYADPVLLGRYPKLPLYAKPWLRSIGRISDADLRTIHQPLDFYGLNYYFPVKVALGRGAASIPADVHKAVARLPFHEVGYPEYDSTGFGWPVAPDHLGVLLKELHDRYGEVLPPVFITEGGASFPEPETVSGTWQDEERVRYLATHLGAALDATAPGGIASGVDLRGYYVWTLMDNFEWAAGYSQRFGLVHVDFDTQARTPKQSFYWYQELSRARKAGKA